A single region of the Chryseobacterium culicis genome encodes:
- a CDS encoding methylmalonyl-CoA mutase family protein, which yields METQKYTPTNKVRIVTAASLFDGHDAAINIMRRVIQGTGCEVIHLGHDKSAEEVVNTAIQEDANAIALTSYQGGHNEYFKYIYDLLREKNSPQIKIFGGGGGVILPEEIKDLMSYGIDRIYSPDDGRELGLQGMIDDLVHRSDFATGKDVTAKDLDDISFENPSSIAQIISAVENFSEEKPELVKAIDEKSKDLTIPIIGITGTGGAGKSSLTDELVRRFLRSNTDKKIAIISIDPSKKKTGGALLGDRIRMNAINDPRVYMRSMATRENNVSVSPFIHSALNVLKLAHPDVIILETSGIGQSGSEVSDFADVSMYVMTPEYGASTQLEKIDMLDYADLVALNKSDKRGALDALQAVRKQFQRNHLLWESPLDDMPVYATKASQFNDHGTTELYNRLVSKVNDKFSELNLKTFVEQEITEEVTIIPPKRVRYLSEIVENNKQYDINIEKQAELARKMYHIEGVKNIISNEVLEAEYQKAEKELQQDNIDFLKTWDDTKKAFHAEFYSYYVRGKEIKVETSTESLSHLRIPKIALPKYNDWGDLIQWKGQENLPGSFPYTAGIYPFKRTGEDPTRMFAGEGGPERTNRRFHYVSAEMPAKRLSTAFDSVTLYGQDPALPPDIYGKIGNAGVSIATLDDAKKLYSGFDLVNALTSVSMTINGPAPMLLAFFMNAAIDQNVEKYIKENGLEAKVEAKLKEKFDNKGLERPKYNGELPPSNNGLGLQLLGLTGDEVIPAEVYAEIKAKTIATVRGTVQADILKEDQAQNTCIFSTEFALRLMGDVQEYFIREKVRNFYSVSISGYHIAEAGANPVSQLAFTLANGFTYVEYYLSRGMDINDFAPNLSFFFSNGIDPEYSVIGRVARRIWAKAMKLKYGADERSQMLKYHIQTSGRSLHAQEIDFNDIRTTLQALYAIYDNCNSLHTNAYDEAITTPTEQSVRRAMAIQLIINKELGLAKNENPLQGSFIIEELTDLVEEAVYTEFDRITERGGVLGAMETMYQRSKIQEESMHYEWLKHTGEYPIIGVNTFLGKDGSPTVLPGEVIRSTEEEKQAQIESLHNFQQANENKSEEALRELQHAAINQQNLFEVMMDAVKYCSLGQITNALFEVGGKYRRNM from the coding sequence ATGGAAACCCAAAAATATACTCCAACCAACAAGGTAAGAATCGTAACTGCTGCCTCATTATTTGATGGGCATGATGCTGCGATCAATATTATGCGTCGTGTTATTCAGGGAACAGGATGCGAAGTGATCCATTTAGGACACGATAAATCGGCAGAGGAAGTTGTAAATACAGCGATCCAGGAAGATGCGAATGCTATTGCATTAACTTCATATCAGGGAGGTCACAACGAATATTTCAAATATATCTATGACCTTTTGAGAGAAAAAAACTCACCGCAGATCAAAATTTTTGGTGGCGGTGGCGGGGTAATCCTTCCGGAAGAAATCAAAGACCTTATGTCTTACGGAATCGATAGAATTTATTCTCCGGATGACGGCCGCGAACTGGGGCTTCAGGGAATGATTGATGATTTGGTACACAGATCGGATTTTGCAACAGGAAAAGATGTTACGGCTAAAGATCTTGACGATATCAGTTTTGAAAACCCGTCCAGCATTGCACAAATCATCTCAGCCGTTGAAAACTTTTCAGAAGAAAAACCTGAGCTTGTAAAAGCTATTGACGAAAAATCTAAAGATTTAACAATTCCAATTATTGGTATTACAGGTACAGGAGGAGCTGGTAAATCTTCTTTAACAGACGAATTGGTAAGACGTTTCTTACGTTCAAATACGGATAAAAAAATCGCCATTATTTCCATTGACCCTTCGAAAAAGAAAACCGGAGGTGCTTTATTGGGAGACAGAATCCGTATGAACGCGATTAATGATCCTAGAGTTTATATGCGTTCTATGGCAACCAGAGAAAACAACGTTTCTGTTTCGCCGTTTATTCATTCTGCATTGAATGTACTGAAACTGGCTCATCCGGACGTAATTATCCTTGAAACTTCAGGAATTGGACAGTCTGGTTCAGAAGTTTCAGATTTTGCAGACGTTTCTATGTACGTAATGACTCCTGAATATGGAGCTTCTACACAGTTGGAAAAAATTGACATGCTAGATTACGCAGATCTTGTGGCATTAAATAAATCTGACAAACGTGGTGCATTGGATGCTCTTCAGGCGGTAAGAAAACAGTTCCAGAGAAACCATTTATTATGGGAAAGCCCATTAGATGATATGCCTGTGTATGCAACGAAAGCATCTCAGTTTAATGATCATGGAACCACTGAATTATACAACAGACTTGTTTCAAAAGTAAATGATAAATTCTCCGAATTAAACCTAAAGACTTTTGTAGAACAGGAAATTACAGAAGAAGTAACCATTATCCCTCCGAAAAGAGTTCGTTACCTTTCTGAAATTGTTGAAAATAATAAGCAATACGATATCAATATTGAAAAGCAGGCTGAACTGGCCAGAAAAATGTATCATATTGAAGGCGTAAAAAATATCATTTCCAATGAAGTTTTAGAAGCTGAATATCAAAAGGCTGAAAAAGAACTTCAACAGGATAATATTGATTTCCTGAAAACATGGGATGACACGAAAAAAGCTTTCCATGCAGAGTTTTATTCTTATTATGTAAGAGGAAAAGAAATTAAAGTTGAAACTTCCACAGAATCTTTATCTCACTTAAGAATTCCAAAAATTGCATTACCAAAGTACAATGACTGGGGAGATCTGATCCAATGGAAAGGACAGGAAAATCTTCCGGGAAGTTTCCCTTATACAGCGGGTATTTATCCGTTTAAAAGAACCGGTGAAGATCCTACAAGGATGTTTGCAGGAGAAGGAGGCCCTGAAAGAACCAACAGAAGATTTCACTATGTTTCTGCAGAAATGCCTGCAAAACGTTTATCTACAGCATTTGACTCCGTAACATTATACGGTCAGGATCCTGCTTTACCACCAGATATTTATGGTAAAATTGGAAATGCAGGAGTTTCTATTGCTACGCTGGATGATGCTAAAAAGCTATATTCAGGATTTGATCTTGTGAATGCTTTAACTTCAGTTTCAATGACTATCAACGGTCCTGCACCGATGCTGTTGGCTTTCTTTATGAATGCTGCCATCGACCAGAATGTTGAAAAATATATCAAAGAAAATGGTTTAGAGGCTAAAGTAGAAGCTAAACTGAAGGAGAAATTTGACAACAAAGGTTTAGAAAGACCAAAATATAATGGGGAACTTCCTCCATCCAACAATGGTTTAGGGCTACAGCTTTTAGGATTAACAGGTGATGAAGTAATTCCTGCAGAGGTATATGCGGAAATCAAAGCTAAAACGATTGCTACTGTTCGTGGTACTGTTCAGGCTGACATCTTAAAAGAAGACCAGGCTCAGAATACATGTATTTTCTCTACAGAATTTGCATTGAGACTGATGGGTGATGTTCAGGAATATTTCATCAGAGAAAAAGTAAGAAACTTCTACTCTGTTTCCATTTCAGGATATCATATTGCTGAAGCAGGAGCTAATCCGGTTTCCCAATTGGCATTCACACTGGCAAATGGTTTCACTTATGTGGAATATTACTTAAGCCGTGGAATGGACATCAATGACTTTGCACCGAACTTATCTTTCTTCTTCTCCAATGGTATCGACCCTGAATATTCAGTAATCGGGCGTGTGGCAAGAAGAATCTGGGCAAAAGCCATGAAATTGAAATACGGAGCTGACGAAAGAAGCCAGATGCTGAAATACCACATCCAGACTTCAGGACGTTCTCTCCACGCTCAGGAAATTGATTTCAATGATATCAGAACAACTCTTCAGGCGCTTTACGCAATCTATGACAACTGTAATTCACTTCACACCAATGCGTATGACGAAGCAATTACAACGCCTACTGAGCAATCTGTAAGAAGAGCAATGGCTATCCAGCTGATCATCAATAAAGAATTAGGATTGGCTAAAAACGAGAATCCGCTTCAGGGATCATTCATCATTGAAGAATTAACGGATCTTGTAGAAGAAGCTGTTTATACTGAATTCGACAGAATCACGGAAAGAGGTGGTGTTCTTGGAGCGATGGAAACCATGTACCAGCGTTCAAAAATCCAGGAAGAATCTATGCATTACGAATGGCTGAAACATACAGGTGAATATCCGATTATTGGAGTGAATACTTTCTTAGGAAAAGATGGTTCACCAACCGTTTTACCAGGAGAAGTTATCCGTTCTACGGAAGAGGAAAAACAGGCACAGATTGAATCTCTTCATAACTTCCAACAGGCCAATGAAAATAAGTCTGAGGAAGCTTTAAGAGAACTTCAGCATGCAGCTATTAACCAGCAAAACTTATTTGAAGTGATGATGGATGCCGTAAAATACTGTTCTCTGGGACAGATCACCAATGCTTTATTTGAAGTGGGTGGTAAATACAGAAGAAATATGTAA
- a CDS encoding diphthine--ammonia ligase, giving the protein MKPQALFNWSSGKDSALALYKILQEDQYEVTTLLTSINQEFQRISMHGVHVSLLEKQAESLGIPLLTMELPKEPSMEEYQQIMSKTMAEIKAQGITHSIFGDIFLEDLRKYREEQLNAIGMKAVFPLWKQNTSHLIHEFLELGFKTIVTCVNGSYLDKSFAGRIIDQKFIDDLPQNVDPCGENGEFHTFTFDGQIFKNPVHFEIGETVKKTYPKPKTTPEEEDEEYVFWFSDLVVK; this is encoded by the coding sequence ATGAAACCACAAGCTTTATTCAACTGGAGCAGCGGAAAAGATTCTGCCCTCGCTCTTTATAAAATATTACAAGAGGATCAATATGAAGTCACAACTCTGTTGACCAGTATCAATCAGGAGTTTCAGAGGATTTCCATGCATGGAGTTCACGTTTCCCTTTTAGAAAAGCAGGCAGAAAGTCTGGGAATCCCATTACTTACAATGGAACTTCCCAAAGAGCCATCCATGGAAGAATACCAGCAAATTATGAGTAAAACAATGGCTGAAATTAAGGCTCAGGGAATCACTCATTCAATTTTTGGTGATATCTTCCTGGAAGATCTGCGAAAATACAGAGAAGAACAATTAAACGCTATTGGCATGAAAGCCGTATTTCCCCTATGGAAACAAAATACATCCCACCTCATCCATGAATTTTTAGAGCTTGGTTTTAAAACTATTGTTACCTGCGTTAACGGGTCTTACCTCGACAAAAGTTTCGCAGGACGAATTATTGATCAGAAATTCATTGATGATCTTCCTCAAAATGTAGATCCATGCGGAGAAAACGGAGAGTTTCATACCTTTACTTTTGATGGTCAAATTTTCAAAAATCCGGTTCATTTTGAAATCGGGGAAACAGTCAAAAAGACTTACCCTAAACCTAAAACAACTCCTGAAGAAGAAGATGAGGAATATGTTTTCTGGTTCAGTGATCTGGTAGTAAAATAA
- a CDS encoding serine hydrolase domain-containing protein → MIKNLVFLILFCFLFSCTTTEVPKAAPVDKKAIVDSTIAAFQKTLLEQQIDSAFKKYHFNGSIAVFKDSLPLYRRENGYSDFKRKTKIDSNTIFAIGSVSKQFTAVLVLLQMEQGKLNVTDKASKYLKEFQIREYENITIHQLLNHTSGLNLMGGKLMFKSGSDFFYSNDGFNTLGKIVEKVSGKSYHENVQELFKKAGMRHSSTGDIFKGTHFASAYLGTPAKFSEVPNMPKRLGGQEIGTPAGGILSTIQDLHSWNNALYGGKILKPETLKLFMAKSAERRHAIFGKMGYAYGIMLNIGQPNSYFHSGYVKGSPSLNIYYPDTKTSVIILSNIADEERGKGVIFRPHIEVKKITDHLENTLTQLRVKH, encoded by the coding sequence GTGATCAAAAATTTAGTATTCCTAATCCTATTCTGCTTTTTATTTTCCTGTACAACAACTGAGGTTCCAAAAGCTGCCCCTGTTGATAAAAAAGCAATTGTTGATTCTACCATTGCTGCTTTTCAGAAGACCCTTTTAGAACAACAGATTGATTCCGCTTTCAAGAAGTATCATTTCAATGGAAGTATTGCCGTTTTTAAAGATTCCCTTCCTCTTTACAGAAGAGAAAACGGATATTCAGATTTTAAAAGAAAAACTAAGATTGACAGCAATACCATTTTTGCAATAGGATCTGTAAGTAAGCAATTCACCGCTGTTTTAGTCTTACTTCAGATGGAACAGGGAAAACTTAATGTGACTGATAAAGCATCAAAATACCTGAAAGAATTTCAGATCAGAGAATATGAAAACATTACGATTCACCAGTTGTTAAATCATACTTCAGGACTGAATCTAATGGGTGGGAAGCTGATGTTTAAGAGTGGTTCAGATTTTTTCTACTCTAATGACGGATTCAATACCCTTGGAAAGATTGTAGAAAAAGTTTCCGGAAAATCATATCATGAAAATGTTCAGGAACTCTTTAAAAAAGCGGGAATGAGACATTCATCTACCGGAGATATTTTTAAAGGAACTCATTTTGCCAGTGCTTATCTTGGAACACCTGCTAAGTTCTCTGAAGTTCCCAATATGCCGAAAAGATTAGGTGGACAAGAAATCGGAACACCTGCCGGTGGAATATTGTCTACCATTCAGGATCTTCATTCATGGAACAATGCATTGTATGGTGGAAAAATTTTAAAACCGGAAACCCTGAAACTCTTTATGGCTAAAAGTGCGGAAAGACGTCATGCTATCTTTGGAAAAATGGGTTACGCATACGGAATTATGCTTAATATCGGCCAGCCCAATTCTTATTTCCACAGCGGTTATGTAAAAGGTTCCCCTTCATTAAATATCTATTATCCGGACACCAAAACTTCTGTGATTATTCTGTCTAATATTGCAGACGAAGAAAGAGGAAAAGGAGTAATCTTCAGGCCTCATATTGAAGTAAAAAAGATCACAGATCACCTTGAAAACACGCTTACACAGCTTAGAGTAAAACATTAA
- a CDS encoding PadR family transcriptional regulator yields MKKNSLYKGTLQNIILKLLSKEVKMYGYQITQRAKELTQGELEMTEGALYPLLHKLENDGMITSEIQKINGRDRKYYLLTEKGTKQQTEQETEMKSYLLNLQTIFNV; encoded by the coding sequence ATGAAAAAGAATAGTCTTTATAAAGGTACTCTTCAGAATATTATTTTGAAGCTTCTTTCAAAGGAAGTTAAAATGTATGGGTATCAAATCACCCAAAGAGCGAAAGAACTTACTCAGGGTGAACTTGAAATGACGGAAGGCGCACTTTATCCATTGCTGCACAAATTAGAAAATGATGGAATGATCACTTCCGAAATTCAGAAGATTAATGGAAGAGACCGGAAATATTACCTGCTGACTGAAAAAGGTACAAAACAACAGACAGAACAGGAAACTGAGATGAAAAGCTATTTACTCAACCTACAGACAATATTCAATGTATGA
- a CDS encoding 2'-5' RNA ligase family protein, translating into MKKMYFIAVYPPQEIIEEIKIFKEDMATNYANSKALKNEAHITLFPPFSREIELEDDIHSAFQKINTEITPFEVELDGFGSFPNPKNPVLYIQPKENDQLTALYHKVKECFNFIQYSFHPHMTVGFRDLTWENYLKAWEKYETKEYKTKFLVDKILLLRHDGQWVPIAEKKLEK; encoded by the coding sequence ATGAAAAAAATGTACTTCATCGCTGTTTACCCTCCTCAGGAGATTATTGAAGAAATAAAAATCTTTAAAGAGGATATGGCAACGAATTATGCCAACTCCAAGGCTTTGAAAAATGAAGCCCACATTACCCTATTTCCTCCCTTTTCAAGAGAAATTGAACTGGAGGACGATATTCATAGTGCTTTTCAGAAGATCAATACAGAAATCACTCCTTTTGAAGTAGAACTGGACGGCTTTGGAAGCTTTCCTAATCCTAAAAATCCTGTACTCTATATTCAACCTAAAGAAAATGATCAGTTAACAGCGCTTTATCATAAAGTAAAGGAATGCTTTAATTTTATTCAATATTCTTTTCACCCGCATATGACGGTGGGATTCAGGGATCTGACCTGGGAAAATTATCTTAAAGCCTGGGAAAAATATGAAACCAAGGAATACAAAACTAAATTCTTAGTTGATAAAATATTACTTCTTCGCCATGATGGACAATGGGTACCTATAGCAGAGAAAAAACTGGAAAAATAA
- a CDS encoding M64 family metallopeptidase, translated as MKKTLLSLLIGSSCFAQTFETVPLLQNGDNSKRVVIAVLGDGFTSAQQTAFTTSAQNTINYLFTKSPYTEYKNYFNAYAVKVISTESGVKHPGTATDVTEPVIPVTNPNNYLGSTFDVGVHRCIYSNTTNKVGQVLAANIPDYDITYVLGNSTEYGGCGGTYAFASLNGSSNEIVVHELGHSFGKLADEYWFSGSLESPNKTQNSNPATIKWKNWVGLNGVGVYAHAESPTWFRPHQSCEMRYLNQQFCSVCKEAIIERIHSLVSPVDSYTPANNTSVDATSNVTFTVNEILPIPNTLVNSWSLNGTALGATGNSVTITPAQLNNGNNTLTFSVVDNNPLLKVDNHSTLHVTNVSWTLSKSTLKLSEVKAEERRFSIYPNPTNGEFFIKGKQEFSKNINVEVYDASGKLIPSRFELNDSAIKVDIKNYPAGTYLLNVKENKNLIISQKIIKE; from the coding sequence ATGAAAAAAACTTTATTATCCCTTTTAATAGGAAGCAGTTGTTTTGCGCAGACATTCGAGACCGTTCCTCTTTTACAGAACGGAGACAATAGTAAGAGGGTTGTGATAGCTGTTCTAGGAGACGGATTTACCTCTGCACAGCAAACTGCTTTTACGACATCAGCCCAGAATACAATCAATTATCTTTTCACAAAAAGTCCTTATACAGAATATAAGAATTACTTTAATGCTTATGCTGTAAAAGTAATTTCAACAGAGTCGGGAGTAAAGCATCCTGGGACTGCAACGGATGTTACTGAGCCTGTAATCCCTGTAACCAATCCTAATAATTATCTGGGTTCTACTTTCGATGTAGGCGTTCACAGATGTATATACAGTAATACTACCAATAAAGTAGGACAGGTGCTGGCAGCGAATATTCCTGATTATGATATCACCTATGTACTGGGTAATTCTACAGAATATGGAGGCTGCGGTGGAACCTATGCCTTTGCTTCATTAAATGGTTCTTCCAATGAAATCGTAGTACATGAGTTAGGCCATTCTTTTGGGAAATTAGCCGATGAATACTGGTTCTCAGGTTCACTTGAATCTCCAAACAAAACCCAAAATTCCAATCCTGCAACAATCAAGTGGAAAAACTGGGTAGGATTGAATGGAGTAGGAGTATATGCTCATGCTGAAAGCCCAACCTGGTTCAGACCACACCAGAGTTGTGAAATGAGATATCTTAATCAACAATTCTGTTCTGTATGTAAGGAGGCAATTATTGAGAGAATTCATAGTTTAGTTTCTCCTGTAGATTCATATACTCCTGCCAATAATACTTCAGTGGATGCTACATCTAATGTTACTTTCACAGTCAATGAAATTCTTCCTATTCCCAATACACTGGTTAATTCCTGGAGTCTGAACGGAACCGCTTTGGGGGCAACAGGAAATAGTGTTACGATTACTCCGGCACAACTCAATAATGGAAATAATACGTTGACATTTTCAGTAGTAGATAACAATCCACTCCTGAAAGTGGATAATCACAGTACGCTTCATGTTACCAATGTTTCCTGGACTCTGAGTAAATCCACGCTTAAACTTTCAGAAGTAAAAGCTGAAGAGCGTCGTTTCAGTATTTATCCTAATCCGACAAATGGAGAATTTTTCATTAAAGGGAAACAGGAGTTTTCAAAGAATATAAATGTAGAAGTATATGATGCTTCCGGAAAACTTATTCCATCCAGATTTGAACTGAATGATTCTGCTATAAAGGTTGATATTAAAAACTATCCGGCAGGTACTTACCTGTTGAATGTAAAAGAAAATAAAAATCTGATTATTTCTCAGAAAATCATTAAAGAATAA
- the ruvC gene encoding crossover junction endodeoxyribonuclease RuvC encodes MISEKIILGIDPGTAIMGFGIISVKKGKMEMVSIHELILKKYPNHETKLKYIFERTLSLIDEFHPDEVALEAPFYGKNVQSMLKLGRAQGVAMAASLYRNIPITEYSPKKIKMAITGNGNASKEQVAGMLQNLLKLKEFPTKYLDASDGLAVAVCHHFNSGTIADTKSYSGWESFLKQNPDRLK; translated from the coding sequence ATGATTTCAGAGAAAATAATTTTAGGAATTGACCCGGGAACAGCGATAATGGGATTTGGTATTATCTCCGTAAAGAAAGGAAAAATGGAGATGGTTTCTATTCATGAACTGATCTTAAAAAAATATCCCAATCACGAAACTAAGCTTAAATATATTTTTGAAAGAACGCTTTCTCTTATCGACGAGTTTCATCCTGATGAGGTGGCTCTTGAGGCTCCTTTCTATGGAAAAAATGTGCAAAGTATGCTGAAGCTTGGACGAGCTCAGGGAGTTGCAATGGCTGCCAGCCTTTACAGAAATATTCCTATTACTGAATATTCTCCAAAAAAAATTAAGATGGCCATCACCGGAAACGGAAATGCCAGCAAGGAACAGGTAGCAGGTATGCTTCAAAACCTTCTTAAATTAAAAGAATTCCCTACAAAATATTTAGATGCTTCCGATGGTCTTGCCGTTGCAGTATGCCATCATTTTAATTCCGGAACCATCGCGGATACCAAATCGTATTCCGGCTGGGAGAGTTTTTTGAAGCAGAATCCGGATAGATTGAAGTAA
- a CDS encoding DUF4407 domain-containing protein, translated as MKTNQQTINQGTHKINWFQKFLMVCSGGNIHILRKTPSEWNKFSGIGGIVLFTAVFATLSAGYAMYTVFDNIWASVGFGILWGLMIFNLDRYIVSSIKKTGTWWNQVLMAIPRLILATFLGIIISKPLELKIFEKEVNKQLNTIIQRNKKQLQGEMTGRILQQSGPFETEKQQISGKIAQYQKAYDSASVELEKEILGKQSGLTSGKEGYGPNAKRKQELKEQRKQDLENFQKQASPRLEYLDKEISKVYTNLETERKSTETFEDKFNGFAARLQALDELGKNSAIIGLAAAFIMGLFICLEISPVLVKLISHIGPYDYLLEKTENDFRLYSKEKIEKGNALTDFRIDDFKDNLKK; from the coding sequence ATGAAAACAAACCAACAAACTATAAATCAAGGGACTCATAAAATAAACTGGTTCCAAAAATTTCTGATGGTATGTTCAGGCGGAAACATCCATATTTTAAGAAAGACTCCGAGTGAATGGAATAAATTTTCCGGGATTGGAGGGATTGTACTTTTCACTGCAGTGTTCGCCACTTTGTCTGCAGGCTACGCCATGTATACGGTATTCGACAACATTTGGGCATCAGTAGGATTTGGAATTCTGTGGGGGTTGATGATTTTCAATCTTGACCGTTATATTGTTTCTTCCATCAAAAAAACGGGAACATGGTGGAATCAGGTTCTGATGGCTATTCCTCGTCTTATCCTTGCTACCTTTCTAGGAATTATTATTTCTAAGCCTTTAGAACTTAAAATTTTTGAAAAGGAAGTCAACAAACAGCTGAATACCATTATCCAAAGGAACAAAAAACAGCTCCAGGGAGAAATGACCGGAAGGATTCTTCAGCAAAGCGGACCTTTTGAGACAGAAAAACAACAGATCTCAGGAAAAATCGCTCAATATCAGAAAGCATATGACTCTGCTTCTGTAGAACTTGAAAAAGAAATTCTGGGAAAACAATCTGGGCTCACCAGTGGAAAAGAGGGTTACGGGCCGAATGCAAAACGTAAACAGGAACTGAAAGAGCAACGTAAACAGGATCTTGAAAACTTCCAAAAGCAGGCTTCTCCAAGACTGGAATATTTAGATAAAGAAATATCCAAGGTATATACCAACCTGGAAACTGAAAGAAAATCTACAGAAACTTTTGAAGATAAGTTCAATGGCTTTGCAGCAAGACTTCAGGCATTGGATGAACTGGGTAAGAATTCTGCAATCATTGGCCTTGCAGCAGCTTTTATCATGGGATTGTTTATCTGTCTTGAGATTTCTCCGGTTCTGGTAAAATTGATCTCTCATATAGGACCCTATGACTATCTTTTAGAAAAAACAGAAAATGATTTCAGATTGTATTCTAAAGAAAAAATTGAAAAAGGAAATGCTCTTACTGATTTCAGAATCGATGATTTTAAAGATAATTTGAAAAAATAA
- a CDS encoding phage tail protein: MKNLLFACMLLICSVSAPALKAQASEPFLGQIAFVPYNFAPKYWAECNGQILPIAQNQALFSLLGTTYGGNGTTTFALPDMRGRVLVHNGQAPGGATNYTMGETGGAESVTLLITQMPAHNHTINAVTAEGNQNSPTNSLPADTKVLDKEYSDAAANTTMKNTMVGNTGGNQPHENRPPFITLKCIIALAGVFPSQN; encoded by the coding sequence ATGAAAAACTTACTTTTTGCATGTATGCTGCTGATATGCAGTGTATCTGCTCCTGCTCTAAAAGCTCAGGCATCAGAACCATTTTTAGGGCAAATAGCCTTTGTACCTTATAATTTTGCACCAAAATACTGGGCAGAATGTAATGGGCAGATTCTGCCCATCGCGCAAAATCAAGCACTTTTTTCATTGTTAGGAACTACTTATGGAGGGAATGGAACCACCACATTTGCTTTACCCGATATGAGAGGAAGGGTACTTGTTCATAACGGACAAGCTCCGGGAGGGGCAACGAACTATACTATGGGAGAAACCGGCGGAGCTGAAAGTGTAACATTACTGATAACACAAATGCCAGCCCATAATCACACAATAAATGCAGTAACAGCGGAAGGGAATCAAAACTCACCTACCAACAGCCTTCCGGCAGACACCAAAGTCCTTGACAAAGAATATTCCGATGCAGCGGCTAATACTACGATGAAAAACACAATGGTAGGAAACACCGGAGGAAATCAACCTCATGAAAACAGACCTCCTTTTATTACCCTGAAATGCATCATTGCCTTAGCAGGAGTCTTTCCATCACAAAACTAA
- a CDS encoding T9SS type A sorting domain-containing protein, with protein MKILYLLCLAMGSSAFTQTITFSGCPNLFDSPPNTYVFNKTGVDAFSKNIYVTTPIDGAQDCSGLGTCEFKIQWNNTLTRWEFLGDEGNGTFTTPYLIYYNSTGNNSLPIPPGNSVGTWVENTAMTNGQCGGNLTAVNSTMTGDVQNTTLGTSDLSKNKIQIFPNPVADFIRISGIDDGLSIQIYNIDGRLVKSEMFDSKIDVSQLIPGGYILKITTRNFQTHHFKFIKK; from the coding sequence ATGAAAATTCTTTACTTATTATGTCTTGCTATGGGAAGCTCAGCTTTTACGCAGACAATAACTTTCAGCGGATGTCCAAATCTGTTTGACAGCCCGCCTAATACTTACGTCTTTAACAAAACAGGAGTAGACGCCTTTAGCAAGAACATCTATGTGACTACTCCTATTGATGGCGCACAAGATTGTAGCGGATTGGGTACCTGTGAATTTAAAATTCAATGGAACAACACTCTTACAAGATGGGAATTTCTTGGTGATGAAGGAAACGGAACTTTTACGACTCCTTATCTGATTTATTATAACTCAACAGGTAATAATTCCTTACCGATTCCTCCTGGTAATAGTGTTGGAACCTGGGTTGAAAATACCGCAATGACTAACGGTCAATGTGGAGGAAACCTTACTGCGGTAAATTCTACCATGACAGGGGATGTACAGAACACAACACTAGGAACTTCGGATCTTTCGAAAAATAAAATTCAGATCTTTCCTAATCCTGTGGCTGATTTTATAAGAATTTCCGGCATTGATGATGGGTTGTCCATCCAAATTTATAATATTGACGGTCGTCTTGTAAAATCAGAAATGTTTGATTCAAAGATTGATGTATCACAACTTATTCCAGGGGGTTATATATTAAAAATAACGACCAGAAATTTTCAGACCCATCACTTTAAATTCATAAAAAAATAA